The following are encoded in a window of Pyrenophora tritici-repentis strain M4 chromosome 6, whole genome shotgun sequence genomic DNA:
- a CDS encoding PaaJ, Acetyl-CoA acetyltransferase gives MTDRLKSIVSHMTPATSGLSAITTKNADDIVITLAIRTPLTKAYKGGFKDTTLDGLMVKTLKQVVAKSNLDPALVEDICVGNVSDAKAAYYVRAAMLAAGFPNTTAGSSLNRFCSSGLKAVQDIANQIAVGSIEIGLAMGAESMTAGGDRLERPFVAEVLENQEACDCMQPMGQTSENVGNDFNISRERQDKFAAESYRRAEAAQKAGWFDDEITPIPTVIKDPKTGEEKAVTLTKDEGIRYGTTFESLQKVKPAFLPHGDKSHAGNSSQLTDGAAAILLMKRSTAEKLGQPILAKYVGATVAGLAPRIMGIGPSVAIPKLLHKFNLTIDEVDLIEINEAFASMAVYCMETLKIDHQKLNVRGGAIALGHPLACTGARQIVTGLSECRRQKKKVLLTSMCIGTGMGMAGLFVNEQL, from the exons ATGACCGACCGCCTGAAGTCTATCGTGTCGCACATGACACCCGCGACAAGCGGACTCTCGGCAAT CACCACCAAGAATGCCGACGACATCGTCATCACCCTCGCTATCCGAACTCCCCTCACCAAGGCCTACAAGGGCGGCTTCAAGGACACGACTCTTGATGGCTTGATGGTCAAGACGCTCAAGCAAGTAGTCGCAAAGTCAAACCTCGACCCCGCGCTTGTAGAAGACATCTGCGTCGGCAATGTCTCGGATGCAAAGGCCGCCTACTACGTCCGCGCCGCCATGCTCGCGGCTGGCTTCCCCAACACAACCGCCGGCTCATCGCTGAACCGATTCTGCTCATCCGGACTCAAGGCCGTGCAGGACATCGCCAACCAGATTGCCGTCGGCAGCATCGAAATTGGATTGGCCATGGGCGCAGAGAGCATGACAGCCGGCGGCGACAGGCTCGAGAGGCCGTTCGTAGCTGAGGTGCTCGAGAACCAGGAGGCATGCGACTGCATGCAGCCCATGGGCCAAACCTCAGAAAACGTCGGCAACGACTTCAACATCTCGCGCGAGCGCCAGGACAAGTTCGCCGCTGAGTCATACCGAAGGGCCGAGGCTGCGCAAAAGGCTGGCTGGTTCGACGACGAGATCACGCCCATCCCCACCGTCATCAAGGACCCCAAGACCGGCGAGGAGAAGGCCGTCACACTGACCAAGGACGAGGGTATCCGCTACGGCACCACATTCGAGAGCCTGCAAAAAGTCAAGCCTGCCTTCCTTCCCCACGGCGACAAGTCACATGCTGGAAACTCCTCGCAACTCACCGACGGTGCCGCCGCAATCCTACTCATGAAGCGTTCCACCGCCGAGAAGCTCGGGCAACCCATCCTCGCAAAGTACGTCGGCGCAACCGTCGCTGGACTTGCCCCTCGCATCATGGGTATCGGCCCATCCGTCGCCATCCCCAAGCTCCTCCACAAGTTCAACCTCACTATCGACGAGGTCGACCTGATTGAGATCAACGAGGCCTTCGCATCCATGGCTGTATACTGCATGGAGACACTTAAGATCGACCACCAGAAGCTCAACGTTAGGGGTGGTGCTATTGCGTTGGGTCACCCGTTGGCTTGCACTGGTGCGAGGCAGATTGTCACAGGTTTGAGCGAGTGCAGGAGGCAAAAGAAGAAGGTTCTTCTTACTAGTATGTGCATTGGTACTGGTATGGGTATGGCTGGTTTGTTCGTCAATGAGCAGTTGTAG